The Porites lutea chromosome 11, jaPorLute2.1, whole genome shotgun sequence genome includes a region encoding these proteins:
- the LOC140951567 gene encoding ATP-dependent DNA helicase pif1-like, which translates to MIPRVFPVFSSNSKGPNFGLYCKYQLLKHKPWHTTQDNAWDCQEGTDEIYITKWKEFLQTPYAEEHVPDWYEKLQSVQNNTEEEPNIEHSSEELPQREEWMDLADLIPGYFVNQDNITQQTSQPDYDWQNDKIKYANHLIQEMPSWIKTKKDTLDSTFGLQQQNIDVNTFSDMQRHAYNMVKAHSEQACTKDPLLLIILGVAGTGKSYLINAIRNLLQHSCAVTATTGKASFNINGCTIHSLLKLPVGPRHNKELTGQGLVTLQTKLKDISYILIDEYSMLGQTLFGWIDRRCRQATGKNDEVFGGKSMILVGDPAQLPPVADKPLYHSRPSSSTGEQGYLAYHMFGNVVKLSVNQRVQGLNQQQAQFRDLLIRLRTGDSNEQELLLARQPSIALNVNEFQDATRLYFSNEEVANYNFEQLSELHQPIACITARHSSDIAKKASSDDMSGLQPTIFLAKGAHVMLTMNLWIDVGLCNGATGTVEDFIYANNQQPPDLPVAVIVKFNEYRGPSISDSIPRCVPICPITITSQTLDGLHERQQLPLKLAWAITIHKSQGLTLPKAWIDIGQTETTAGISYVAISRVKTLSSCIIEPMTFERLKSLKKSTNLKYRLEEESRLYNLANIN; encoded by the coding sequence ATGATTCCCAGAGTTTTTCCAGTATTTTCTTCCAATTCAAAAGGTCCAAATTTTGGACTTTATTGCAAATATCAGTTACTTAAGCACAAACCTTGGCATACTACACAAGACAATGCCTGGGATTGTCAGGAAGGCACTGATGAAATATACATCACAAAATGGAAGGAATTTCTACAAACACCATATGCTGAAGAGCATGTTCCTGACTGGTATGAAAAACTACAAAGTGTACAGAATAACACAGAAGAGGAACCAAATATAGAGCACTCTTCAGAAGAGCTTCCACAGCGTGAAGAGTGGATGGATTTAGCAGATCTCATACCTGGGTATTTTGTTAACCAAGATAATATAACACAACAAACCTCTCAGCCTGATTATGACTGGCAAAATGACAAGATTAAGTATGCAAATCACTTAATACAGGAAATGCCATCCTGGATAAAAACTAAGAAAGATACTTTGGATTCTACCTTTGGTttgcaacaacaaaatattgatGTTAATACATTCAGTGACATGCAAAGACATGCCTACAATATGGTGAAAGCACATTCTGAACAAGCCTGCACTAAAGATCCATTGCTTCTTATTATACTTGGAGTTGCCGGTACAGGGAAAAGTTACCTCATTAATGCCATCCGAAACCTGCTCCAACACTCTTGTGCAGTGACTGCCACAACTGGCAAAGCTTCATTTAACATAAACGGATGTACAATCCATTCACTATTAAAATTGCCTGTTGGCCCAAGACATAACAAAGAATTAACAGGACAAGGGCTTGTCACATTACAAACCAAGCTGAAAGATATCAGTTATATCCTAATTGATGAATACTCTATGCTaggacaaacattgtttggctGGATTGATAGACGCTGCCGACAAGCAACAGGCAAAAATGACGAAGTATTTGGTGGTAAATCCATGATATTAGTTGGTGACCCAGCTCAATTGCCTCCAGTGGCAGATAAGCCATTATATCATTCGAGACCCTCCAGTTCTACAGGTGAACAAGGCTATTTAGCTTATCACATGTTTGGCAATGTTGTAAAACTGTCAGTAAACCAGAGGGTTCAAGGCTTAAATCAACAGCAAGCTCAGTTTAGAGATTTACTCATACGCCTTCGCACAGGAGATTCTAATGAGCAAGAACTTCTTTTGGCAAGACAGCCTTCCATAGCATTGAACGTGAATGAGTTTCAAGATGCCACTAGGCTCTATTTCAGCAATGAAGAAGTTGCTAATTATAACTTTGAACAGTTATCAGAACTTCATCAGCCAATAGCCTGCATCACTGCACGTCACTCTAGTGATATAGCTAAGAAAGCAAGTTCGGATGACATGTCAGGTTTACAACCGACCATTTTCCTTGCAAAAGGTGCACATGTAATGCTTACCATGAACCTATGGATAGATGTTGGACTTTGTAACGGTGCAACTGGAACGGTTGAAGATTTCATTTATGCAAACAACCAGCAACCACCAGACTTGCCTGTCGCTGTCATAGTAAAATTTAATGAGTATAGAGGTCCATCTATCAGTGATAGCATTCCACGATGTGTGCCTATATGCCCAATAACAATAACCTCACAGACACTAGATGGTTTACATGAGAGACAACAGTTGCCTCTCAAACTTGCTTGGGCAATCACAATACACAAGAGCCAAGGGTTAACACTGCCAAAAGCATGGATTGACATTGGTCAGACTGAAACTACTGCAGGCATTTCATATGTAGCTATAAGCAGAGTGAAAACACTTTCATCTTGTATTATTGAACCAATGACTTTTGAAAGACTTAAGAGTCTTAAGAAATCCACTAATTTAAAATATAGACTTGAAGAAGAAAGCAGGCTATATAATCTAGCAAATATAAATTGA
- the LOC140951568 gene encoding uncharacterized protein, whose translation MRKQLYLVRVRTQLYLVRVQAARASVSPPWISLDYSTRQRSNMASEKQDITCFVHNVSPVKKSGPTSYFNCHLQTEKDLIGSVCFATEKKETLDAMAAQRSPVKISNFNISNKYGRSDVVINRNTTITSTTADFPYKAQDDVTSIASLSKVAPQQLVSIKGKISHLSATKTIVIQDSPVKKQEGYIVDPSGYIKVIFWGEHVDSVTPQSTYFFNNLRMKVSQNQRYLNTPKQDNLYTIKDAEPFKQTLPEVSDISTTTETIGEILGISSVTKYNCCCSCSKKVTIKGKIAVCDNCKVTQKATSCSVKWTLKIHIQNSKQPLQKLQLQVYQEAVPKLFSICHLIANETTEEEITEAVLNLDTVKVCFDTQTRKLVDIEKIAI comes from the exons acaaGACAGAGATCTAATATGGCTTCAG AAAAACAAGACATAACTTGCTTTGTGCATAATGTCTCACCagtaaaaaaatctggaccaacAAGCTACTTTAACTGCCACCTTCAGACAGAGAAAGATCTCATTGGCAGTGTATGCTTTGCAACTGAAAAGAAGGAAACTCTTGATGCAATGGCCGCACAAAGATCACcggttaaaatttcaaattttaacatcAGCAATAAGTATGGACGAAGTGATGTAGTAATAAACAGGAACACAACCATCACTTCAACAACAGCTGATTTTCCATACAAAGCACAAGATGATGTCACATCAATTGCATCCTTGTCAAAAGTAGCACCACAACAGCTAGTGTCAATAAAAGGAAAGATATCACATCTAAGTGCGACCAAAACTATAGTCATCCAAGATTCTCCTGTCAAAAAACAGGAAGGCTATATAGTTGATCCATCTGGTTACATAAAAGTTATTTTCTGGGGTGAGCATGTTGACAGCGTCACACCACAGTCCACCTATTTCTTCAACAACTTGAGAATGAAAGTATCTCAGAATCAAAGATACTTGAACACACCAAAACAAGATAATTTATACACCATCAAGGACGCTGAACCCTTCAAACAAACATTACCTGAAGTCAGTGACAtctcaacaacaacagaaaccaTTGGAGAAATACTAGGAATAAGCAGTGTCACCAAATACAACTGTTGTTGTTCATgttcaaaaaaagttacaatcaaGGGAAAAATTGCAGTCTGCGATAACTGCAAAGTAACACAAAAGGCAACCAGCTGCAGTGTAAAGTGGACACTCAAGATCCATATCCAAAACTCCAAACAACCACTGCAGAAGCTTCAGCTACAGGTTTATCAAGAAGCAGTGCCAAAGTTGTTTTCAATTTGTCACTTAATTGCAAATGAAACAACAGAGGAGGAAATCACAGAGGCTGTCTTAAACCTAGACACAGTTAAAGTATGCTTTGACACGCAAACGCGAAAACTTGTGGACattgaaaaaattgccatttaa